From one Cucurbita pepo subsp. pepo cultivar mu-cu-16 chromosome LG17, ASM280686v2, whole genome shotgun sequence genomic stretch:
- the LOC111779269 gene encoding probable serine/threonine-protein kinase WNK9, producing the protein MNGETTSDYVEVDPTGRYGRYDEVLGKGASKTVYRAFDEYDGIEVAWNQVKLCDFLQTPEDLERLYREIHLLKTLKHKNIMKFCSSWVDTANRNINFVTEMFTSGTLRQYRLKHKRVNIRAVKHWCRQILRGLLYLHSHEPPVIHRDLKCDNIFVNGNQGEVKIGDLGLAAVLRKSYVARCVGTPEFMAPEIYEEEYNELVDIYSFGMCILEMVTFEYPYSECSHPAQIYKKVISGKKPDALYKVKDLEVRCFIEKCLATVSTRLSARELLNDPFLQIDGYGCDSLLRPIDGVPHGPLANGYGKVLDYGPIDNEVSEIDLFSGQEDEHLADDDITIKGRRRDDDDIFLRLRIADKEGRIRNIYFPFDLENDSALSVANEMVSELDITDQDVKKIADMIDGEIATLVPEWKRGTSLEEALDCTDSNVCALNSNLLDYVSPQNPAHLHILQCSHEHGCASIHGRFEEITYQVEGSEQFNGEEDSSDIHYADIWAQRDGPEVVSHEHGEVSCKERHGMSEQPKLRTEFETRNSSSLNHSMSFTDDHENEIRQELRWLKAKYQMQLRELRDRQLGVKTKSVSLHPNPNLAEIDIGKDIASRSLHVADNMSENQTFRDENVVDESSIPELMFTGKSFYTGALVPHSLQRATSLPVDAIDF; encoded by the exons ATGAATGGTGAAACAACCTCTGATTATGTCGAAGTTGATCCCACAGGAAGATATGGAAGa TACGATGAAGTTCTTGGCAAAGGAGCTTCGAAGACAGT TTACAGAGCCTTTGATGAATACGACGGCATTGAAGTGGCGTGGAATCAAGTGAAGCTTTGTGATTTTCTTCAAACTCCCGAAGATCTCGAACGGCTATACAGAGAAATCCATTTGTTGAAGACTcttaaacacaaaaacataatgaaattttgttcttcttggGTTGACACTGCGAATAGAAACATTAACTTTGTGACAGAGATGTTCACTTCTGGAACTCTTAGACA ATACAGGCTGAAGCACAAGAGAGTAAACATCAGAGCTGTGAAGCATTGGTGCAGACAGATTTTAAGAGGGCTTCTTTATCTTCATAGCCATGAGCCTCCTGTAATCCACAGAGATCTTAAAtgtgataatatttttgttaatgggAATCAAGGGGAAGTCAAAATTGGTGATCTTGGCCTTGCTGCTGTTCTTCGTAAATCCTATGTTGCTCGTTGCGTTG GAACGCCGGAGTTCATGGCTCCAGAGATTTATGAAGAGGAGTATAATGAATTGGTTGATATCTATTCTTTTGGAATGTGCATTCTGGAGATGGTTACTTTTGAATATCCATACAGTGAATGCAGCCACCCTGCTCAGATTTACAAGAAAGTTATCTCT GGGAAGAAGCCAGATGCTTTGTATAAGGTAAAGGACCTCGAGGTTCGGTGTTTCATCGAGAAATGCTTGGCCACCGTATCGACTCGGCTTTCTGCTAGGGAGCTTTTGAATGAtccttttcttcaaattgatGGTTATGGTTGTGATTCCTTGCTGAGGCCAATTGATGGAGTTCCTCATGGTCCCTTGGCTAATGGGTATGGGAAAGTTTTGGATTACGGTCCGATTGACAACGAAGTGAGCGAGATTGATCTTTTCTCCGGTCAAGAGGACGAGCATTTGGCAGATGATGATATTACTATCAAAGGGAGAAGGAGAGACGACGACGATATATTTCTACGACTTCGAATTGCAGATAAAGAAG GTCGGATTCGAAACATCTACTTCCCGTTCGATTTGGAGAATGATAGTGCTTTGAGTGTTGCAAATGAGATGGTTTCTGAGCTTGATATCACTGATCAAGATGTGAAGAAGATTGCTGATATGATTGATGGCGAAATTGCTACATTGGTGCCTGAAtggaagaggggaacaagCTTAGAGGAAGCTCTAGATTGCACTGATTCTAATGTTTGTGCTTTAAATAGTAATCTTTTGGATTATGTTTCGCCTCAAAATCCTGCACACCTGCACATTCTTCAGTGCTCTCATGAACATGGCTGTGCTTCCATCCATGGCCGTTTTGAAGAGATCACATATCAAGTCGAAGGGTCGGAACAGTTCAATGGAGAAGAGGATTCGAGCGATATCCATTATGCCGATATTTGGGCGCAACGAGATGGACCGGAGGTTGTTTCACATGAACATGGAGAAGTTAGTTGCAAGGAACGACATGGAATGTCGGAGCAGCCGAAACTTAGAACAGAATTCGAAACGAGAAACTCTAGCTCGTTGAATCATTCGATGTCGTTCACCGATGATCACGAGAACGAAATTCGACAAGAACTCAGATGGCTCAAGGCTAAGTATCAAATGCAGTTGAGGGAGCTAAGAGATCGACAGTTAGGAGTCAAAACGAAATCCGTTAGCTTGCACCCGAATCCCAACCTCGCCGAGATCGACATTGGGAAGGACATTGCTTCACGTTCCCTCCATGTTGCTGATAACATGTCGGAAAACCAGACATTTCGAGACGAGAACGTTGTGGACGAGTCGAGTATTCCCGAGCTGATGTTTACGGGCAAGAGTTTCTATACGGGAGCGTTGGTGCCTCATTCTCTACAAAGGGCAACTTCCCTTCCTGTTGATGCCATTGATTTTTAG